From the genome of Arthrobacter sp. ERGS1:01:
GCAGGATGATCCTGTCGACGGCGGGCATGCGTTCAAGAGTCCAGCCCTGCGAATACGTTTGCAGGTATTCGTCGATGTTTTCCTGCATGGCGGTGACGCCCTCGACCAGGTCGACCGTGTAGACGTTGATGATCTGGTCTGCGACGACACGGCGTGCCGTCATGGCGGACATGGCCGTGACGTCGCGCTGCTCCGCCTCGAACAAGATGTCCAGGGCCCTGCGGCGGGCCTTGCTGCGCGCCGAGTTGGGTTTGCCGTTTTGGCTAGACTGACTGCTTGCCACTACTCGCTGACACGTCCCAGGTAGCTGCCGTCGCGGGTGTCGACCTTGACCAGGGTGTTGTTGTCGACGAACAACGGAACCTGGATCTCATAGCCGGTCTCCACGGTGGCGGGCTTGGTGCCGGCGGAGGAGCGGTCGCCCTGCAGGCCGGGCTCGGTGTAGGTGATGCGCAGCTGCACGGACGGGGGCAGCTCGATGTAGAGCGGTGCGCCTTCGTGGAGGGCGATCGTGACGTTGAGGTTTTCCAGCATGAAGTTGGTGGCGTCGCCGACCACTTCGTGGGAGACCGTCAACTGGTCGTAGTTGTGGGTGTCCATGAAGACGAAGTCTTCGCCGTCCGCGTACAGGTACTGGTAGTCGGAACGGTCAACGGTGGCCGTCTCGATCTTCAGGCCCGCGTTGAACGTCTTGTCGACGACCTTGCCGGAGAGGATGTTGCGCATCTTGGTGCGGACAAAGGCGCCGCCCTTGCCGGGCTTGACGTGCTGGAACTCAATGATGTTCCACAGTTGGCCCTCAAGTTTGAGAACGGTGCCGTTCTTGATGTCGTTAGTCGTTGCCACAGTAGCCTCTTACGTATAAGTGTTATCAAAAATCCATTGACCATATTACCGTACGGCGCAAGCGTGCCGTTAACGCAGCGACGCGGATGTGCCAACAACCACATGTGATCTTACTGTTGCTCGGCGAGATCCAGGGCGCGTTGCAGGGAAACCGTGGAGGAGTAGATGGCCGCGGCGTCCGCACCGGAGGCCACCCGTTTTTCCAGGGCGGCGGAGAAACTCCTGGCGGCGGCGGCAAAGTTTCCGCTGGAGAAATACACCTTGCCCAGTTGTTGGCTGACCCATGCCTCCAGGGGCGTGTCGGCCACGGCGGGCAGCAGGGACTTGAGCACCCGTTCGGCCCGGTCGAAGTGCTTCGTGGCCCGCAGCACCTCGGCGTCCAGGACCTGCAGCCGCAGTGATTCGGGATCGGCCAGGCGGGCGTCGGCGGCCATCTCGGCGGCCTCGGCGGTCAGTCCCCGGGCCAGCAGCACGAACACGTGGTCGGCGGCGTCGTCGGTGGTTTCCAGCGCCGCGGCGCACGCTTCCTCATCCACCACCTCGGGCAGCAGCGTCTGGGGGTTGACTGCGGTTCCGGGGAAGCCCGCCGACGGCCAGTCCTTGAGCCCCATCTAGGAAGCAATCTCCTGATAGGCGGCAAAGAGGAGGGAGGTGTCGGGCACGTCCAGGATGCCGGGCTTGCCGATGCCGTCCAGGACCACGAAGCGCAGCAGGTCCCCGCGGGTCTTCTTGTCCCGGCGCATGCCGTCCAGCAGGGCCGCCCAGCGGTCCTTGCGGTACGTCAGCGGCAGGCCAAGCTGTTCGAGGATCCGGCGGTGCCGCTCGAATCCCTCGTCGCTGAGCCGGCCCACGCTGCGGGAGAGCTCCGCGGCGAACATCATGCCGACGGACACGGCCGCGCCGTGGCGCCAGGAGTACCGTTCGGCCAGTTCGATCGCGTGGCCCAGCGTGTGCCCGTAGTTGAGGATTTCACGCAGGCCCGCTTCCTCCAGGTCCTCGGAAACCACCTTGGCCTTGACGGCGATGGCCCGTTCGATCAGTTCACGCAATACGTCCGAGCGCGGGTCCTTGACGGCGTCGGGGTTGGCCTCGACCAGGTCCAGGATCACGGGGTCGGCGATGAAGCCGCACTTGACCACCTCGGCCATGCCGGAAATCAGCTCGTTGGGCGGCAGCGTGTCGAGGGTGTCAAGGTCCACCAGGACGCCGGCCGGGGCACGGAAGGTGCCCACCATGTTCTTGCCTTCGGCGGTGTTGATGCCGTTCTTGCCGCCCACCGCGGCGTCGACCATGCCCAGCAGCGAGGTGGGCATGTTGATGACCTTGACCCCGCGCAGCCAGGTGGCGGCCACGAAGCCGGCCACGTCGGTCACCGCTCCCCCGCCTACGGCCACGATCGCGTCGGAGCGGGTGAAGTCGTTTTGGCCCAGGACCTGCCAGCAGAAGGCGGCGACCTGGATGTGCTTGCCTTCCTCGGCGTCGGGGATCTCGGCGGTCAGCGACGTGAAGCCGGCGGCGGCCAGTTCGTCGCGGACGGCGTCGCCGGTCAGGCGCAGGGCGCGCGGGTGGATGACCAGGACGCGCTTGACGCGCTCCCCCAGCAAGTCAGGGAGGTTGGCGAGGAGCCCGCGGCCAACGACGACGTCGTAGTTGTCCGCGGCTGCCGAGCCGGTGACCTTGATGACTGTATTTTCGTTGTTCACGGTGCGGGGTTCTCTTTCCTTGATTCTTCGGTCAAAGTGTCAATGAGCTCCGTTACGAGCTCCGGCACGCTTGAGTTGCTGACGTCGAGGGTGACGTCGGCCAGTCGGGCATAGACGGGTCCGCGGGCTGCCGCGAGGCGGGACCAGGTTTCCACGGGGTCCGCCGCCAGCAGGGGCCGTCCCGTGTTGCGGATGATGCGTTCACGCACGGTCTCTATGCTGGCGCGCAGGAACACCACCGTGGCGCGGGCCAGCAGCTGTTGGGTGCCGGAATCCAGGACGGCGCCGCCGCCCAGCGAGAGCACCACGGGCTTGGGTTTGTCGGTGTCCAGCACCTCGGCCACGGCGCGGGCCTCCAGCTGGCGGAAGTGGTGCTCTCCGCGGGCGGCGAAGATCCGTGGAATGGGGCCGTGCTTGGCCACGATCCGCTGGTCGGAGTCGATAAAGTCAAGTCCCAGGGTGCGGGCAAGTTCGGCGCCAATGACCGACTTGCCCACAGCCATGGGCCCAATCATGACAATGGGGCGGGCGGGCCGGAAACGCGGCGTCCCGGCAGGCTCGGTCCCCTCGGTCATCAGTGGCCCAGCGTGTCCAGATTTGCCGGGATCGACGCGAGGAAGCTGTCCATGTTCCGCTTGGTTTCGGCCATGGAGTCCCCGCCGAACTTCTCCATGAGGGCGTCGGCCAGCACCAGGGCGGTCATGGCTTCGGCGACGACGCCGGCCGCGGGCACGGCACACACATCGGAGCGCTGGTGGTGGGCCTTGGCGGGTTCTCCGGTGGCGACGTCAATGGTTTTCAGGGCGCGCGGAACCGTGGCGATGGGCTTCATGGCGGCGCGGACGCGCAAGACGTCTCCGATGCTCATGCCGCCTTCGATGCCGCCGGCGCGGTTGGAGGTGCGGATGATCCGGCCCTCGTCGTCGCGGACGATCTCGTCGTGGGCGGCCGAGCCGCGGCGTGCCGCGGTGGCGAAGCCGTCGCCGACCTCCACGCCCTTGATGGCCTGGATGCCCATCAGGGCACCGGCCAGGCGGGAGTCCAGGCGCCGGTCCCAGTGCACATAGCTGCCCAGTCCGGGCGGCAGGTTGTAGGCGAGGACCTCGACGACGCCGCCAAGGGTCTCGCCGGCCTTTTGGGCGGCGTCGACCTCGGCCACCATGGCGGCGGAGGTGGCGGCGTCAAAGCAGCGCAGGGGGTCGGCGTCGAGTGCGGGGACGTCGGTGAGGACGGGCAGTGCGGCGTCTTCGGGGGACGCGACCGTGGCGATCTGGACCGTGTGGCTGACCAGTTCAACGCCGACGGCGGCCAGGATTTGGGCGGCGACCTCGCCGAGGGCCACGCGGGTGGCCGTTTCCCGGGCGCTGGCGCGTTCCAGGACGGGGCGGGCCTCGGAGAAGGCGTACTTCTGCATGCCGGTGAAGTCGGCGTGGCCGGGGCGCGGGCGGGTCAGCGGCGCGTTGCGGGCCTGGCCGTCGAGGGTTTCGGCGTCGACGGGGTCCGCGGACATGATCGCCTCCCACTTGGGCCATTCGGAATTGGCGATCTGGATGGCGACGGGGCCGCCCTGGGTCAGGCCGTGCCGCACGCCGCCGAGGATGGTCACGACGTCTTGTTCGAACTTCATCCGGGCGCCGCGGCCGTAGCCGAGCCGACGCCGGGCCAGGGCGTCCTGGATTCGGGCGCTGGTGAGCTCAACCCCTGCCGGGACGCCTTCAATAATTCCCACAAGTGCCGGGCCATGTGATTCTCCGGCGGTCAACCAACGCAACATACTGTCCATCCTGCCATGTTCTGTTCGTGCTAATCGTGTGGGGGTCGTCGAGTCAGCCCAAGTGCGTCGCACATCACATTGATGACGTCGCCGACGCGCTGCTGTGCGCGATCGCCGAATCCGCCGGCCGCTGCAAACAGTTTTACCTGTTCCACGCCTTGATACAAAAGCATCTCAATCCCCGGAACCACGGTGCCGCCGCCGGTTTCCCAGGCCTGGGCCAGGGCGCTGGGCCAGGGGTCGTAGGCGACGTCGAGCAGGCAGCACCCGGCCGTGTCCGGTGCGGTGGCCAGGAAGTCCGCCGCCAGGGAGTCGGCTCCCCGCGGCGGGAGCGTGGAGATGACCACGTCGTAGCCGGCCAGGGCGGAGGCCGCGCCGTCGAAGGGCAGCAGCTCGACGGCGATCCCGAGTTCCCCACCGACCTCGTGCAGGCCCGCCGATTTCCCGGCGTTGCGCACATACACGTCGACCGTATCCGTGCCGAGGGCGGCAAAGGCGGCCAGCGCGGAGACGGCGGTGCCGCCGCCGCCCAGCACGGCCGCGCGCGGCCGCCGGGCAACGCCGGCGTGCCGGAGCGCGTTGACGAGCCCGGCCACGTCGGTGTTGTCACCGCTGAGGCGGGTGCCGCCGTCGTCGTTCCGGCCGGCCACGACGGTGTTGACGGAGCCCAGGATCCGGGCCACCGGGGTGAGCTCGTCCACCAGGACGGCTGCCTCGTTCTTCAACGGCATGGTCACCGAGAGCCCGTACCAGTCGGCGTCGGCCCGGACCTCCGCCAGGAAGCCGGCCAGGCCGTCCTCCTGCAGGTCGATGGCCCGGTAGCTGTAGTCAAGGCCCAGCGCCGCATACGCGGCGATGTGCATGGCCGGTGACTTGGAGTGCCCAATGGGGTGCCCCAGCACGGCTCCTTGGCGAAAACCTGCCATTTATTTGCATTCTCCCGCGTTGGCCTCGCACCAGGCGGTGTACTGGGCCACGTTCTTGAGGTGATCTGCATAGGTTGCGGCGTAGAGGGTCTCGCCCGTCTTCAGGTTCACGGTGACCCAGAAGTAGTACGGGTTGGTTTCCGGGTGCGCCGCGGCCTCGATGGCCGTGGCGGCCGGTGAACCGATGGGTCCCACGGGCAGGCCGGGATTGGCGTAGGTGTTGTACAGGTTGGACTTGTCGTCCTTTTGGGCCTGGCTCAGGTTGTATGACTTGATGCCCAGCCCGTACGCCACCGTGGCATCGGACTGCAGGAAGCCGCGGGTTTCGCCGTTGGGGTTGTTGATGCGGTTTTCGATGGCCCCGGAGATCTTGGCGTAGTTGGCCTCGTTGCCCTCGAACTCGATGATGCTGGCGACCGTGAGCACGCGGTACTGGTCGCCGGCTGCGACGCCGGCCGCCGCGAGGTTCTTCTTGGTGGCGTCGACCATCTCGCTCAGGACACCCTTGGCGTCCAGTTCGATCGGGAAGCGGTATTCACCGGGCGTGAGGTAGCCCTCGAGGTTCTTGGCTTGTGCGGGCAGGCCGAAGAGCTTGGGCTCGTTGGCCAGCTTTTGGAATTCCGCCAGCGGTATCCCGGTGCCCTTGGCGAGCTGCTCAAGGGTTTCGTTGAGGCGCAGGTTTTGCGCAATGGCCGCGTAGTGGACCTTTGACTTGTCGCCGGCCAGCAGCACGGCGACGGCGTCGGAGGCCTTCATCTGCTTGCGCATGTCGAAGGAGCCCGGCTGCAGGGATCCGGTGCCGTTGGCCGCGGCCAGTGCGTCAAGGAACGCCTGCTCGCTGGCCACCACGTCCTGCGTGCGCAGGTCGGTGGCGACGGTGCGGGCGGAGGCGCCGTCCGGGACCATGATCTGCACGGTGCCGGTTCCCGGGCCCGGGTAGTCGGCGGCCTCGAAGCCGCCCAGCATGGGCTTGATGGCCTGTACAAGGAAAATGACGACGGCGGCGAAGAGGGCCAGCACGATCAGGAAGATGACGGTGCGGCGGCGCTTGCGCACCCGCTTGGACACACGGGTGCTGCGCCGCGAGGGCAGGGGCTCCTCGACGTAGTAGTCGTGGGCATCCTCCTGCTCCTGGGTCCAGGCGTGGTCGTCATGCCACTCGTGGTCGACGTCCTCGTGGGGATCGATCAAGTGTGCGGGGTGGGTGCTGCCGCGGAAAGCGTCGCTCATGGCTTTGCTCCCTCGGCAGGTGATGCTGGCGTTGAGATGGAGATGGTGGAATCCTCTTCTTTTCCAGACGGCCCGGCATCCCCCACGATGCCCGGCAGTTCGGCGCGCACCAGTTCCCCAACAGTGGCATTGCGCGCCTTTTGCATGTCGATGGCCTGTTGCAGAATTCCAACGGCCGCTACTTGATCCACTATTTTACGATGCTCACGGCTGTCAAGGCCAGCCGCGTGCAGTGCCTGGTGCGCGCTGACGGTGGTGAGGCGTTCGTCGATGAGCCGCACAGGCACCTCGAGTCCGGCCTTGTGCAGCGCCTCCACGAGCACGGCGGCATAGCTGCGCGCCATTTCCGCGGACCCCTTTTCGGCGCCCTTGAGCGTGCGCGGCAACCCCACAAACACCTCCACGGCGTTCCTTTCGGCCACCTCCCTGACCACAATCCTGACGTCGCTGTTTTTCTTCGCGTCACGGCTGAGGGTCTTGACGGGGGTGGCAAGGATGCCGTCGGGGTCGCAGGACGCCAGGCCGACGCGGACCATGCCCACGTCGATGCCCAGCTTCACGCCCTGCTTGTAGTTGCGCTGCTCCATGGATTCCTTAGCGGTTCCTGATGGCGTCCGTGACCGCCGCCAGTGCGGCCGAGATGGCGGCCACATCGGTACCGCCACCCTGGGCGACGTCGGGCTTGCCGCCGCCGCCGCCGCCGAGCACGCCGGCAGCAATCTTCACGAGATTCCCGGCCTTGACGCCGGCATCGCGGGCGGCTTCGTTGGTGGCCACGAGGATCACGGGACGGCCGTTGCTGGCGCCGGCCACGGCCACGGTGGCCGGTGCCGAGCCGAGGCGCTGGCGCAGGTCAAGGGCCAGGCCGCGAAGGTCGTCGGCGCCGGAGACTTCACCGGCGTCGTGGGCGATCACGGCAACGCCGTTGGCGTCCACTGCCGTACCCACCAGGTTTCCGGCGGCTGCGGTGAGCTGTTCCTTGCGCAGGCGCTCGAGTTCCTTCTCGGCCGTCTTCAGCTTGGCCAGGGTGGCGGCCACGCGTTCGGTCAACAGGTTCGAGGGGACCTTGAGCATGTCGGTCAGGGACGTGACCAGGGCGCGCTCGGCGGCCAGGTGGCGGAACGCGTCCATGCCCACGAAGGCCTCCACTCGGCGGTTTCCCGAGCCGACGGACTGTTCGCCCAACAGGGTCAGGGAGCCGATCCGGGAGGTGCTGTCCACGTGCGTGCCACCACAGAGTTCGCGCGACCAGGCGCCGTCGATCTCCACGACGCGCACCTCGGAACCGTAGTTCTCGCCGAACAGCGCCATGGCACCCAGGGCCTTCGCGGCGTCCAGGTCCATGACCTTGGTGTCCACCCGGAAGTTGTTGCGGATGGCGATGTTGGCCACTTCCTCGATCTCCGAACGGGTCGCGGCGCTCAGGCCCTCACCCCAGGAGAAGTCGAAGCGCAGGTAGCCGGCCTTGTTGAAAGAGCCGCGCTGGAGCGCCTCCGGGCCGAGGATCTGGTGCAGGGCGGCGTGCACGATGTGCGTGCCCGTGTGGGCCTGTTCGGCGGCGTGGCGGCGTTCACGGTCGACGGCGGCACGCACCAGGGCGTCGGCCGGCAGTTCGCCTTCGCGCACGATCGCCTTGTGGACGCTCAGGCCCTTGACGGGCTTTTGGACGTCCAGGACCTCGACGACGAAGCCGTCACCGGTGATCAGGCCGGTATCGGCGGCCTGGCCGCCGGCCTCGGCGTAGAACGGGGTCTCATCGAGCACGATCGAGATTTCCTCGCCCATGCCCGCGTGTGCCACGGGCGTGCCGTTGGAGAGGATGGAACGCACGCGCCCCTGCCCTCGAGCTCGGTGTAGCCCGTGAACACGGTCTCGCCCTTGGCCAACAGTTCATGGAACACGGAGAGGTCGGCGTGGCCGCTCTTCTTGGCCTTGGCGTCCTTCTGGGCGCGCTGGCGCTGCTCGAGCATGAGGGAGCGGAACCCGGCCTCGTCGACGGCCAGGCCCGCCTCGGCGGCCATCTCCAGGGTCAGGTCGATCGGGAAGCCGTAGGTGTCGTGCAGCGCAAAGGCCT
Proteins encoded in this window:
- the nusB gene encoding transcription antitermination factor NusB produces the protein MASSQSSQNGKPNSARSKARRRALDILFEAEQRDVTAMSAMTARRVVADQIINVYTVDLVEGVTAMQENIDEYLQTYSQGWTLERMPAVDRIILRIGAWELLFNDDVPDAVAVSEAVELAKTLSTDESPQFVNGLLGRLQQVKPTLLA
- the efp gene encoding elongation factor P, whose translation is MATTNDIKNGTVLKLEGQLWNIIEFQHVKPGKGGAFVRTKMRNILSGKVVDKTFNAGLKIETATVDRSDYQYLYADGEDFVFMDTHNYDQLTVSHEVVGDATNFMLENLNVTIALHEGAPLYIELPPSVQLRITYTEPGLQGDRSSAGTKPATVETGYEIQVPLFVDNNTLVKVDTRDGSYLGRVSE
- the aroB gene encoding 3-dehydroquinate synthase, whose translation is MNNENTVIKVTGSAAADNYDVVVGRGLLANLPDLLGERVKRVLVIHPRALRLTGDAVRDELAAAGFTSLTAEIPDAEEGKHIQVAAFCWQVLGQNDFTRSDAIVAVGGGAVTDVAGFVAATWLRGVKVINMPTSLLGMVDAAVGGKNGINTAEGKNMVGTFRAPAGVLVDLDTLDTLPPNELISGMAEVVKCGFIADPVILDLVEANPDAVKDPRSDVLRELIERAIAVKAKVVSEDLEEAGLREILNYGHTLGHAIELAERYSWRHGAAVSVGMMFAAELSRSVGRLSDEGFERHRRILEQLGLPLTYRKDRWAALLDGMRRDKKTRGDLLRFVVLDGIGKPGILDVPDTSLLFAAYQEIAS
- a CDS encoding shikimate kinase, whose protein sequence is MTEGTEPAGTPRFRPARPIVMIGPMAVGKSVIGAELARTLGLDFIDSDQRIVAKHGPIPRIFAARGEHHFRQLEARAVAEVLDTDKPKPVVLSLGGGAVLDSGTQQLLARATVVFLRASIETVRERIIRNTGRPLLAADPVETWSRLAAARGPVYARLADVTLDVSNSSVPELVTELIDTLTEESRKENPAP
- the aroC gene encoding chorismate synthase codes for the protein MLRWLTAGESHGPALVGIIEGVPAGVELTSARIQDALARRRLGYGRGARMKFEQDVVTILGGVRHGLTQGGPVAIQIANSEWPKWEAIMSADPVDAETLDGQARNAPLTRPRPGHADFTGMQKYAFSEARPVLERASARETATRVALGEVAAQILAAVGVELVSHTVQIATVASPEDAALPVLTDVPALDADPLRCFDAATSAAMVAEVDAAQKAGETLGGVVEVLAYNLPPGLGSYVHWDRRLDSRLAGALMGIQAIKGVEVGDGFATAARRGSAAHDEIVRDDEGRIIRTSNRAGGIEGGMSIGDVLRVRAAMKPIATVPRALKTIDVATGEPAKAHHQRSDVCAVPAAGVVAEAMTALVLADALMEKFGGDSMAETKRNMDSFLASIPANLDTLGH
- a CDS encoding shikimate dehydrogenase — protein: MAGFRQGAVLGHPIGHSKSPAMHIAAYAALGLDYSYRAIDLQEDGLAGFLAEVRADADWYGLSVTMPLKNEAAVLVDELTPVARILGSVNTVVAGRNDDGGTRLSGDNTDVAGLVNALRHAGVARRPRAAVLGGGGTAVSALAAFAALGTDTVDVYVRNAGKSAGLHEVGGELGIAVELLPFDGAASALAGYDVVISTLPPRGADSLAADFLATAPDTAGCCLLDVAYDPWPSALAQAWETGGGTVVPGIEMLLYQGVEQVKLFAAAGGFGDRAQQRVGDVINVMCDALGLTRRPPHD
- the mltG gene encoding endolytic transglycosylase MltG, with amino-acid sequence MSDAFRGSTHPAHLIDPHEDVDHEWHDDHAWTQEQEDAHDYYVEEPLPSRRSTRVSKRVRKRRRTVIFLIVLALFAAVVIFLVQAIKPMLGGFEAADYPGPGTGTVQIMVPDGASARTVATDLRTQDVVASEQAFLDALAAANGTGSLQPGSFDMRKQMKASDAVAVLLAGDKSKVHYAAIAQNLRLNETLEQLAKGTGIPLAEFQKLANEPKLFGLPAQAKNLEGYLTPGEYRFPIELDAKGVLSEMVDATKKNLAAAGVAAGDQYRVLTVASIIEFEGNEANYAKISGAIENRINNPNGETRGFLQSDATVAYGLGIKSYNLSQAQKDDKSNLYNTYANPGLPVGPIGSPAATAIEAAAHPETNPYYFWVTVNLKTGETLYAATYADHLKNVAQYTAWCEANAGECK
- the ruvX gene encoding Holliday junction resolvase RuvX, encoding MEQRNYKQGVKLGIDVGMVRVGLASCDPDGILATPVKTLSRDAKKNSDVRIVVREVAERNAVEVFVGLPRTLKGAEKGSAEMARSYAAVLVEALHKAGLEVPVRLIDERLTTVSAHQALHAAGLDSREHRKIVDQVAAVGILQQAIDMQKARNATVGELVRAELPGIVGDAGPSGKEEDSTISISTPASPAEGAKP